The proteins below are encoded in one region of Pontibacter deserti:
- a CDS encoding class IV adenylate cyclase, whose product MYADITIKARCYDPAKVESILLEHEAEYVGLDVQTDTYYETDYGKLKHRQGTIENVLIHYNRKINGEATQTEVMLYLKNPGVETIDQICGNQRLLAQVKKLRKIYFIENVKFHIDYLEELGHFVEIEAIDLDGSLGIDLLNQQCRYYKELLQIEEDDLITSAYTDLIHHNS is encoded by the coding sequence TTGTACGCCGATATAACTATAAAAGCCCGCTGCTACGACCCAGCCAAGGTTGAGAGTATACTTCTGGAACACGAGGCCGAGTATGTGGGGTTAGATGTGCAAACGGATACCTACTATGAAACAGATTATGGTAAGCTAAAGCACCGGCAAGGAACTATAGAAAACGTGCTGATACACTATAACCGGAAAATCAACGGGGAGGCAACGCAAACCGAAGTGATGCTATATCTGAAGAATCCCGGAGTTGAAACTATAGACCAGATTTGTGGAAACCAGAGACTGCTGGCGCAGGTAAAGAAACTCCGGAAAATATATTTCATTGAAAATGTGAAGTTCCACATCGATTACTTGGAGGAACTTGGGCATTTTGTTGAAATAGAAGCCATTGATCTGGATGGATCTTTAGGCATAGACTTGCTGAATCAGCAATGCCGTTATTACAAAGAACTGCTCCAGATTGAAGAAGACGATTTAATTACAAGTGCCTATACTGATTTAATACATCATAATTCCTAA
- a CDS encoding bifunctional 5,10-methylenetetrahydrofolate dehydrogenase/5,10-methenyltetrahydrofolate cyclohydrolase — MILLDGKKTSEVIQQEIAAEVADIRANGGKVPHLAAVLVGNDGGSVTYVTNKVLACERVGFGSSLIRYEDTVSEEELLYKIKELNNDDEIDGFIVQLPLPRHINTQKVLESIDPRKDVDGFHPINVGRMVVNLPAYLPATPYGILQLLDRYQIETDGKHCVVIGRSNIVGSPISIMMAKAAYPGNATVTLCHRNTVDLAYHTRQADIIIAAVGKPGLITADMVKEGAVVIDVGTTRVPDATRKAGYRLRGDVDFDNVAPKCSYITPVPGGVGPLTIAMLLKNTLRAAKREVYAAV; from the coding sequence ATGATCCTGCTTGACGGTAAAAAAACATCCGAAGTTATACAACAAGAGATTGCTGCTGAAGTGGCTGATATCAGAGCCAATGGCGGAAAAGTGCCTCACCTGGCGGCTGTACTTGTAGGCAATGATGGTGGTTCAGTTACCTATGTTACAAATAAAGTACTGGCCTGTGAACGTGTTGGTTTTGGTTCATCCCTTATCCGTTATGAAGACACTGTAAGTGAAGAGGAGTTGCTTTATAAAATAAAGGAGTTAAATAATGATGATGAGATCGATGGGTTTATAGTTCAGTTGCCGTTGCCGCGCCATATAAACACACAGAAAGTTCTTGAATCAATTGATCCCAGAAAAGATGTAGATGGCTTTCATCCGATAAATGTAGGGCGTATGGTAGTGAATCTGCCTGCTTATTTGCCTGCCACACCATATGGTATACTGCAACTCCTGGACCGTTACCAGATTGAAACAGACGGTAAACATTGTGTGGTGATCGGTCGCAGCAACATAGTAGGTTCTCCGATAAGCATCATGATGGCCAAGGCTGCCTATCCTGGAAATGCCACTGTTACACTTTGCCACCGCAATACTGTCGATCTGGCCTACCATACCCGTCAGGCAGACATCATTATTGCAGCAGTAGGCAAACCAGGTCTTATTACGGCAGATATGGTGAAAGAAGGCGCTGTTGTGATAGATGTAGGAACTACGCGCGTGCCAGATGCTACACGCAAAGCAGGGTACAGGCTGCGCGGTGACGTAGACTTTGATAACGTGGCACCAAAGTGCAGTTATATTACGCCAGTTCCGGGTGGTGTAGGTCCGTTAACCATAGCTATGCTTTTAAAGAACACACTCCGCGCTGCCAAAAGAGAAGTTTACGCTGCTGTGTAA
- a CDS encoding 7-carboxy-7-deazaguanine synthase QueE, producing MESTKILKTASIHQVPKDGSRLPLMEAFYTIQGEGGNTGTAAYFIRLGGCDVGCHWCDVKESWDAELHPLTPIEEIVTTAETFPGKTVVVTGGEPLLYNLNPLTAQLLEKGIRTMIETSGAYPLSGYWDWVCLSPKKFKAPDASVYPFADELKVIIFNKSDFKWAEEHAARVGEKTKLYLQPEWSKANQLMPLIVEYVKSNPQWRVSLQTHKYMDIP from the coding sequence TTGGAATCAACTAAAATTTTAAAAACAGCATCCATCCACCAGGTACCAAAAGACGGTAGTCGTTTACCCCTGATGGAAGCTTTTTATACCATACAAGGCGAAGGTGGTAACACTGGCACCGCTGCGTACTTTATCCGATTAGGCGGCTGCGATGTAGGTTGCCATTGGTGCGATGTAAAAGAGAGTTGGGATGCGGAATTGCACCCGCTTACACCTATTGAAGAAATCGTAACTACAGCTGAAACTTTCCCGGGGAAAACCGTGGTAGTAACAGGTGGCGAACCGCTTCTTTACAACCTGAACCCGTTAACCGCACAACTCCTGGAAAAAGGCATCCGGACCATGATCGAAACATCGGGTGCGTACCCGCTTAGTGGCTATTGGGATTGGGTATGCCTTTCTCCTAAAAAGTTTAAAGCCCCTGATGCATCGGTATATCCTTTTGCAGATGAGCTGAAAGTGATTATCTTTAATAAGAGTGACTTTAAATGGGCAGAAGAGCATGCAGCCAGAGTAGGTGAGAAAACAAAACTTTATTTGCAGCCGGAGTGGAGTAAAGCCAACCAATTAATGCCTCTTATAGTAGAATACGTGAAATCAAATCCACAGTGGCGTGTGTCGTTACAGACGCACAAGTATATGGACATTCCTTAG
- a CDS encoding OmpA family protein, whose protein sequence is MPKQLLVFLLCFFLAIGVYAQKQPLSTTSKKAESLYLKADDYARSRDFTRALELLAEAVEKDPNFAEAYLKASNLNKMMGNKAQSFEQLDKGLKLMPYNPAFANYYFDLAELNFDKGDYKAAKSNYENYLKANTKNSRFITYAKSQIETADYALQAMKEPVQFKSVQLPANINKYPLQYFPSTTADQRYLIFTARNGLRPDQDENIFISEKKEGEWQAPVSISEIINTTANEGAATISGDGKTLVFTACSLPDSFGDCDLYISFRTGNEWSKPKNMGSTVNSKNWDSQPSLSADGRTLYFSSMRGGGIGKEDIWTTTLSDDGSWGKPRNMGEPVNSKGRDLAPFIHVSGSTLYFVSDGHKGLGGLDVFMTDLASRQQWQTPKNLGYPLNTHADESSLYITPDNKLGFYARSMSTDDGTTTVQLYSLDVPAVWQTKAKSTYAQGRVYHADTKKPLAATVQLYDIEADSLVQQVRSDKVSGEYTVVLTEGKQYALYVSASQFMMNSLNFDYTSRKNLTPVALDVYLKPIKTGSAVVLNNLFFPSAKYNLEKKSQTELNKLINFMRQNQNLKIEITGHTDDVGSDAANQLLSEKRAKAVVDYLVAKGVSGNRIRYKGLGESKPVKANTSEENRQLNRRIEMQVL, encoded by the coding sequence ATGCCAAAGCAACTGCTTGTTTTTCTTCTGTGTTTTTTTCTGGCAATAGGGGTTTATGCTCAGAAGCAACCCTTAAGCACAACTTCTAAAAAAGCTGAAAGTTTATACCTGAAAGCTGATGATTATGCCCGTTCCCGCGATTTTACCCGGGCACTGGAGCTATTAGCTGAAGCAGTAGAAAAGGACCCTAATTTTGCTGAAGCTTATCTGAAGGCATCGAACCTGAACAAGATGATGGGGAATAAGGCGCAGTCTTTTGAGCAGTTAGACAAAGGACTAAAACTGATGCCCTATAATCCGGCCTTTGCCAATTATTACTTCGATCTGGCAGAACTCAATTTTGATAAAGGAGATTACAAGGCAGCAAAAAGTAATTATGAAAATTACTTAAAAGCGAATACAAAAAACAGTCGCTTTATTACTTATGCTAAAAGCCAGATAGAGACTGCAGATTATGCTTTGCAGGCAATGAAAGAGCCTGTTCAGTTTAAGTCGGTGCAGCTACCGGCCAACATCAATAAATATCCCCTTCAATATTTCCCATCCACTACTGCAGATCAACGCTACCTGATTTTTACAGCTCGTAACGGGCTACGACCAGACCAGGATGAGAACATATTTATCAGCGAAAAGAAAGAAGGAGAGTGGCAAGCACCGGTTTCAATCTCTGAAATCATAAATACAACAGCCAACGAAGGTGCTGCTACTATTTCCGGCGACGGTAAAACATTGGTATTTACAGCCTGTAGCCTACCTGACAGCTTTGGCGATTGTGACCTTTATATTTCTTTCAGAACAGGAAATGAGTGGAGTAAGCCTAAGAACATGGGCAGTACTGTTAACTCAAAGAACTGGGACTCGCAACCAAGCCTTTCTGCAGACGGTCGTACCCTATACTTCAGCTCGATGCGCGGAGGTGGTATTGGGAAAGAAGATATCTGGACTACTACTTTAAGTGATGATGGTTCGTGGGGTAAACCGCGAAACATGGGTGAACCTGTAAACTCAAAAGGCCGTGACCTGGCTCCATTTATACATGTAAGTGGTTCTACTTTATACTTTGTAAGCGATGGGCATAAAGGTTTAGGCGGACTGGATGTTTTCATGACAGACTTAGCTTCGAGGCAGCAGTGGCAGACTCCTAAAAACCTTGGTTACCCTTTAAATACGCACGCGGACGAAAGTTCTTTATACATTACCCCTGATAATAAACTTGGTTTTTACGCGCGCAGTATGAGTACAGATGACGGAACTACTACTGTACAGTTATATTCCTTAGATGTTCCCGCTGTCTGGCAGACCAAAGCAAAGAGTACTTACGCGCAGGGTCGGGTTTATCATGCTGATACAAAAAAGCCATTGGCAGCAACCGTTCAGCTATATGATATAGAGGCCGATTCGCTGGTACAGCAGGTACGTTCAGATAAAGTTAGCGGAGAATATACTGTAGTGCTTACCGAAGGCAAGCAGTATGCTTTGTATGTAAGTGCGTCGCAGTTTATGATGAACAGCCTGAACTTTGATTATACTTCCCGTAAGAACCTGACACCCGTAGCGCTGGATGTATACTTAAAGCCCATTAAAACCGGCTCTGCAGTCGTACTGAATAACCTGTTCTTTCCATCAGCAAAGTATAACTTGGAGAAGAAGTCTCAGACTGAGCTGAACAAACTCATCAACTTCATGCGCCAGAACCAGAACCTCAAAATTGAAATTACCGGCCACACCGATGATGTTGGTTCTGACGCAGCAAATCAACTGTTATCAGAAAAGCGGGCGAAAGCTGTGGTAGATTACCTGGTAGCTAAAGGTGTTTCCGGGAATCGTATCAGGTATAAAGGCTTAGGGGAAAGTAAGCCTGTGAAAGCTAATACCTCTGAAGAAAACCGCCAATTGAATCGCCGCATAGAGATGCAGGTTCTATAA
- a CDS encoding citrate synthase — protein sequence MSDFAEIILEGKSYKMPIVVGTENEKAIDINNLRAESGYITLDSGYKNTGATESAITFLDGEEGILRYRGYPIEQLAEKSSFIEVAYLLIYGALPTQQELDVFTNEIKIHTLVNEDMRKILDGFPSTAHPMGILSALISSLTAFYPESLNPNQSKDEVNLTIIRLMAKLPTIAAWSYKNSIGHPVNYPKNKLDYCSNFLHMMFAYPTEEYELNPVVVSALNKLLILHADHEQNCSTSTVRLVGSANASLYSSVSAGISALWGPLHGGANQAVIEMLEAIKADGGDSKKFIAKAKDKDDPFRLMGFGHRVYKNFDPRATIIKKAADEVLTALGVNDPILDIAKELEEAALTDQYFVDRKLYPNVDFYSGIIYRALGIPTDMFTVMFALGRLPGWIAQWKEMREQKEPIGRPRQVYTGDTERNYVPMNER from the coding sequence ATGTCAGATTTCGCTGAAATTATTTTAGAGGGTAAATCCTACAAAATGCCCATCGTAGTAGGTACCGAAAATGAAAAAGCAATTGATATAAACAACCTGCGTGCTGAGAGCGGCTATATTACGCTCGACTCAGGTTATAAAAATACCGGTGCTACCGAGAGCGCGATCACTTTTCTGGATGGAGAAGAAGGTATTCTGCGTTACAGAGGGTATCCTATCGAGCAGCTGGCTGAGAAGTCAAGCTTTATTGAAGTTGCTTACCTTCTGATTTACGGTGCACTGCCTACTCAGCAGGAACTTGATGTTTTCACAAACGAGATCAAGATACACACACTGGTGAATGAGGATATGCGCAAAATTTTAGATGGTTTCCCATCTACGGCGCATCCAATGGGTATACTTTCAGCTTTGATCAGTTCATTAACTGCTTTCTATCCTGAGTCGCTTAACCCGAATCAGTCTAAAGATGAAGTTAACCTGACGATCATCCGCCTGATGGCTAAGTTGCCAACTATAGCAGCGTGGTCTTATAAGAATTCAATCGGCCATCCGGTAAACTATCCTAAAAACAAGCTGGACTATTGCTCGAACTTCCTGCACATGATGTTCGCGTATCCAACTGAAGAATATGAACTTAACCCTGTAGTAGTAAGCGCATTAAACAAACTGCTTATCCTGCACGCTGACCACGAGCAGAACTGCTCTACTTCTACTGTGCGTCTGGTAGGTTCTGCAAACGCTAGCTTATACTCTTCTGTGTCTGCTGGTATTTCAGCGCTATGGGGCCCGCTGCACGGTGGTGCTAACCAAGCTGTGATCGAGATGCTGGAAGCAATTAAAGCGGATGGTGGTGACTCTAAAAAATTCATTGCAAAAGCAAAAGATAAGGATGATCCTTTCAGACTGATGGGCTTTGGTCACAGAGTTTACAAGAACTTCGACCCTCGTGCTACCATCATTAAGAAAGCTGCTGACGAAGTATTAACTGCTCTTGGCGTAAACGACCCTATCCTGGATATTGCGAAAGAACTGGAAGAAGCAGCGCTTACTGATCAGTACTTTGTAGATCGTAAGTTATACCCTAACGTAGACTTCTACTCAGGTATCATTTACAGAGCGCTAGGCATCCCTACTGATATGTTCACAGTAATGTTTGCTCTTGGTCGTCTGCCAGGTTGGATTGCTCAGTGGAAAGAAATGCGTGAGCAGAAAGAGCCAATAGGTCGTCCGCGTCAGGTGTATACCGGCGACACTGAACGCAATTATGTACCGATGAACGAGAGATAA
- a CDS encoding MaoC family dehydratase, translating into MSKLTISSLGELVQYEGSEMGVSEYHTITQEQINKFADATLDHQWIHLDQERAKTESPFGTTIAHGYLTVSLLPYLWSQITSIENLKMQVNYEIESLRFNQAVTVNSEVRLRAKLLSVKDLRGIAKARLEVTLDIKDSKKPAFTGIITFLYHFNS; encoded by the coding sequence ATGAGCAAATTAACTATCAGCAGCCTCGGGGAGCTTGTCCAGTACGAAGGCTCTGAAATGGGAGTATCCGAGTATCATACAATTACACAGGAGCAGATAAATAAATTTGCCGATGCCACCCTGGACCACCAATGGATACACTTAGACCAGGAACGCGCTAAAACTGAATCTCCTTTTGGTACAACCATTGCACATGGCTACCTGACCGTGTCGCTGCTTCCTTACTTATGGTCTCAGATAACATCTATCGAAAACCTGAAAATGCAGGTTAACTATGAAATAGAAAGTTTGCGCTTTAACCAGGCAGTAACGGTTAACAGCGAGGTGCGCCTTCGAGCAAAACTACTATCTGTTAAAGATCTGCGTGGCATTGCCAAAGCACGCCTGGAAGTAACACTTGATATAAAGGACAGCAAAAAACCTGCTTTTACAGGTATTATTACGTTCCTGTATCACTTTAATTCGTAA
- a CDS encoding T9SS-dependent M36 family metallopeptidase, giving the protein MKLRITKQLLYLWGICLFLVPLTANSQSALDKAMQHIQQTKAEHKLTSADLADYVITDQYTSKNNGVTHIYLRQRFQGIEVVGANININISKEGQVINMGNRFIPNLRAAIRNNTAAISAPQAASAAAQHLKLNVRKPLEIKERKRPTDKVTAAAKAVVLTDGGVSLNPIPAKLVYQPMEDGTVRLAWEVEIYNLDAQHYWSMKVDAATGQVLKKEDLVIQDNWGPAVVTDAPESASATTTSTIKAQAAKRRLQQKVNQLLYTQMVAPKAATISSAAAVATSGTYRIYDVPFETPNHGDRTLVTGKENAAASPLGWHNDGTVSYTITKGNNVHAYEDRAGANAGLSPDGGLNLVFDFPLDLTKEPDTYVQAATTNLFYWNNLMHDVFYQFGFDEVSGNFQQTNFTGQGAGLDGVMAEAQDGGGTNNANFLTLQDGVPGRMQMYLWTSSLPAKLLHITTPSSVAGSYTGVQAAFGPEINETGVSGKIVLADPANGCNAAPELPAGSVPLPFNNQTAITGNIALVYRGDCSFISKALNAQASGATAVIVINNVDGEPMSMGGDETGATVLIPAIMITKADGDKLVAAIAGGLSGALRRDGGVPPLKDGDLDNGIIAHEYGHGISTRLTGGPSTQCLTGAEQGGEGWSDFFGLYMTMKVGDTGPQRRGIGTYVQSQPTDGGGIRPAPYSTDMSINPYTYGDISNPEISVPHGVGFIWATMLWDLTWNLINEYGYDPNIYSGKGGNNIALQLIMDGLKLQPCSPGFIDARNAILAADQINNGGANQCYIWAAFAKRGLGYSAQQGSNNDLTDGVEAFDMPPSCAPQFAINMNANPSPVTDGQELTYNITVTNNTASSVSGVTVTSAVPANTSFVADGNKDIKVTGNTVSFRAVRMAQGETINRSFKVKVNKGDGTTVYFNDDMENGGTKWKTSSTLLLNNWMLSSKNPYSGRNSWFAADPDNLSDQYLTLATPVTIGENALLRFWHNYATEEGFDGGIVEISTNNGLIWTNLGSKMIQNGYNSSIPLENAATISGPAFTGNSNGYIQTIVDLASYKGQKALIRFKMASDVLTAATGWYVDNVDIVSNPVTILNSATVTSRFGGDATANVETLVLKAGTLSQTLVSNAAAKPTKTIMYPNPTQGKLNLQLAENLTGELVIQVVDSYGKQVMATQVQADEARKGAILDVQQLTPGIYLFKVTAGSHSETHRIMINK; this is encoded by the coding sequence ATGAAACTACGGATTACGAAGCAGTTGCTGTACCTGTGGGGGATTTGCCTCTTTCTGGTGCCGCTTACTGCAAATTCCCAATCAGCGCTGGACAAGGCCATGCAGCACATCCAGCAAACCAAAGCAGAACACAAACTTACCTCCGCCGACCTGGCCGATTATGTTATAACCGACCAGTATACCAGCAAGAACAACGGTGTAACACACATCTACCTGCGCCAGCGTTTCCAGGGCATCGAAGTGGTTGGCGCCAATATCAACATCAACATTTCAAAAGAAGGACAGGTCATCAACATGGGGAACAGGTTTATCCCTAACCTCAGGGCTGCAATCCGTAATAATACCGCTGCCATATCGGCACCGCAGGCTGCCAGCGCCGCTGCGCAACACCTGAAACTGAACGTGAGAAAGCCACTTGAAATAAAGGAAAGAAAGAGACCCACCGATAAAGTAACCGCAGCCGCAAAAGCTGTAGTACTGACTGATGGCGGCGTATCGCTGAACCCGATCCCGGCTAAGCTGGTGTACCAGCCCATGGAAGATGGTACCGTAAGGCTGGCCTGGGAAGTAGAGATCTATAACCTGGATGCACAGCACTACTGGAGCATGAAAGTTGATGCCGCTACCGGACAGGTACTGAAGAAAGAAGACCTGGTGATACAGGATAACTGGGGACCTGCCGTTGTAACCGATGCACCGGAGAGTGCTTCTGCCACTACAACCAGCACCATTAAAGCACAGGCTGCTAAAAGAAGGTTGCAGCAGAAAGTTAACCAGCTGCTTTACACGCAAATGGTGGCACCGAAAGCAGCAACTATAAGCAGCGCCGCGGCGGTAGCTACAAGTGGGACCTACCGTATTTACGATGTGCCATTCGAAACTCCAAATCATGGCGACAGGACCTTAGTTACCGGCAAAGAGAATGCGGCTGCCTCGCCACTGGGCTGGCACAACGACGGTACCGTGAGCTATACGATAACCAAAGGTAACAATGTGCACGCCTACGAGGACAGGGCAGGAGCCAACGCCGGTTTAAGCCCGGATGGTGGTCTTAACCTGGTGTTCGATTTCCCGCTGGACCTTACCAAAGAGCCCGATACTTATGTGCAGGCAGCCACTACCAATCTGTTTTACTGGAACAACCTAATGCACGATGTCTTTTACCAGTTCGGTTTTGATGAGGTGAGCGGTAACTTTCAGCAGACAAACTTTACTGGCCAGGGAGCCGGACTGGACGGTGTGATGGCTGAAGCACAGGATGGCGGTGGTACCAACAATGCCAACTTCCTGACCTTGCAGGATGGCGTACCGGGCCGTATGCAGATGTATCTTTGGACATCTTCATTGCCTGCTAAATTGCTCCACATCACAACTCCATCATCTGTAGCGGGTTCTTATACAGGTGTGCAGGCTGCTTTTGGGCCGGAAATAAACGAGACGGGCGTGTCAGGCAAGATTGTGTTGGCTGACCCGGCTAACGGTTGTAATGCTGCCCCTGAGTTGCCAGCTGGTTCTGTGCCGCTGCCTTTTAATAACCAGACAGCTATTACCGGCAACATTGCGCTGGTTTACCGCGGTGATTGTTCGTTTATATCGAAAGCGTTGAACGCACAGGCCTCCGGGGCAACTGCAGTTATTGTCATCAATAACGTAGATGGTGAACCGATGTCAATGGGTGGCGATGAGACCGGTGCTACCGTACTTATACCTGCTATCATGATCACGAAGGCGGATGGCGACAAACTTGTTGCTGCTATTGCCGGTGGACTTTCAGGAGCCTTACGACGTGATGGCGGCGTTCCTCCGCTGAAAGACGGTGACCTGGATAACGGTATCATTGCTCACGAATATGGCCATGGTATCTCTACTCGCTTAACCGGTGGCCCAAGTACCCAGTGTTTAACAGGAGCAGAGCAAGGTGGCGAAGGCTGGAGCGATTTCTTTGGGTTATACATGACGATGAAAGTCGGCGATACCGGCCCGCAGCGCAGAGGTATTGGTACGTATGTGCAGTCGCAGCCAACAGATGGGGGTGGTATCAGACCTGCACCTTACAGCACCGACATGAGCATCAACCCTTATACCTATGGCGACATCTCGAACCCGGAAATATCTGTACCGCATGGCGTAGGCTTTATCTGGGCAACCATGCTCTGGGACCTGACCTGGAACCTGATAAATGAGTATGGCTACGACCCGAATATCTACAGTGGCAAAGGCGGTAACAACATAGCGCTGCAGCTGATAATGGATGGCCTGAAACTACAGCCGTGCAGCCCTGGCTTTATTGATGCCCGCAATGCTATACTTGCAGCCGATCAGATTAACAACGGCGGGGCCAACCAGTGCTACATCTGGGCCGCATTTGCCAAGCGTGGTTTAGGTTACAGCGCGCAACAAGGCAGCAATAACGACCTGACAGATGGAGTAGAGGCTTTCGATATGCCACCATCATGCGCGCCACAGTTCGCTATTAACATGAATGCCAACCCAAGCCCAGTAACAGACGGGCAGGAGCTGACCTACAACATTACCGTTACCAACAACACAGCCAGCTCGGTAAGTGGTGTAACCGTAACCAGTGCTGTGCCAGCCAATACCTCTTTTGTAGCAGATGGCAATAAGGACATTAAAGTAACCGGCAACACGGTAAGCTTTAGAGCAGTGCGCATGGCACAGGGCGAAACTATAAACCGCAGCTTTAAAGTGAAGGTGAATAAAGGTGACGGTACTACGGTATACTTTAACGATGATATGGAGAACGGAGGCACCAAGTGGAAGACAAGCAGTACGCTGTTACTCAATAACTGGATGCTAAGCTCTAAAAACCCTTACAGCGGCAGAAACTCCTGGTTTGCAGCAGATCCGGATAACCTCAGTGACCAGTACCTGACACTTGCAACGCCTGTAACTATAGGTGAGAACGCGCTGCTGCGTTTCTGGCACAACTATGCAACCGAAGAAGGCTTTGATGGTGGTATTGTAGAAATAAGCACCAACAACGGCCTTATCTGGACCAACCTGGGCAGCAAAATGATACAGAACGGCTATAACAGCTCGATTCCGCTGGAAAATGCTGCTACCATAAGTGGCCCGGCCTTTACAGGTAACAGCAACGGATATATACAGACCATTGTTGATCTGGCTTCCTACAAAGGACAGAAGGCACTGATTCGATTCAAGATGGCATCTGATGTGCTGACCGCTGCTACCGGCTGGTATGTAGACAACGTGGATATTGTATCGAACCCGGTAACTATTCTCAACTCGGCTACAGTAACTTCGCGCTTCGGAGGCGATGCCACAGCCAACGTGGAGACACTGGTACTGAAAGCCGGCACGCTTAGCCAGACATTGGTATCTAACGCTGCCGCTAAGCCAACCAAAACCATTATGTACCCGAACCCTACACAGGGCAAACTGAACCTGCAACTGGCCGAAAACCTGACAGGGGAGCTAGTGATACAGGTGGTAGATAGTTATGGCAAGCAGGTGATGGCTACGCAAGTACAGGCCGATGAAGCCAGGAAAGGAGCTATACTTGATGTGCAGCAGCTGACACCAGGCATCTACCTGTTTAAGGTTACAGCCGGATCACATTCTGAAACGCACCGCATCATGATCAATAAGTAG
- a CDS encoding DinB family protein: MLLQDLITILNRDLEKLYSEIDGFTEEANLWKTTGNITNPAGNLCLHLCGNLNRYIGAKLGNSGYVRDRPAEFSRKDVPKTELLKQVEQTREMVANTLQQLQPTSLEQEYPEQVLGKPMTTGFFLIHLTAHLSYHLGQINYLRRVLE, translated from the coding sequence ATGTTGCTGCAAGACCTGATTACCATACTTAACCGTGACCTGGAAAAGCTTTACAGCGAAATAGATGGCTTTACAGAGGAGGCTAATCTTTGGAAAACAACAGGGAATATCACCAACCCGGCAGGGAACCTGTGCCTGCACCTGTGCGGAAACTTGAATAGGTATATTGGCGCTAAACTCGGCAACAGCGGATATGTACGCGACAGACCGGCAGAGTTCAGCAGGAAGGATGTACCCAAAACGGAACTCTTGAAGCAGGTAGAACAGACCCGGGAAATGGTAGCTAATACCCTGCAGCAGCTTCAGCCAACTAGCCTTGAGCAGGAATACCCGGAACAGGTGTTGGGCAAGCCCATGACAACTGGTTTCTTCCTGATACACCTCACAGCACATTTGTCTTACCACCTGGGGCAGATCAATTACCTGCGGCGGGTGCTGGAGTAA
- a CDS encoding 3'-5' exonuclease encodes MDFIALDFETATPQRDSPCEIGITVVKDRQIVETRSWLIKPLYYPHFNHFNVAVHGIKPTDVKDQPDFRELWPVLQPYLEGQFLIAHNASFDMSVLRKTLATYNLPLPEARYSCSLKFSKNIWKGMTKYDLKTLCNIHRIDFQHHRAASDAHACAALSLKAIEQTGTASEEEFLAKMGSKISRV; translated from the coding sequence ATGGATTTTATAGCATTAGACTTCGAGACAGCTACGCCGCAAAGAGACAGCCCTTGTGAGATAGGTATAACAGTGGTAAAGGACAGGCAGATTGTAGAAACCCGCTCCTGGCTGATCAAGCCTTTATACTATCCGCACTTTAACCATTTTAATGTGGCGGTGCATGGCATAAAACCGACCGATGTAAAAGACCAGCCTGATTTCAGGGAGCTGTGGCCGGTACTGCAGCCTTACCTGGAGGGACAGTTCCTGATCGCGCACAATGCCAGTTTTGATATGAGCGTACTGCGCAAAACACTGGCTACCTATAACCTACCGCTACCGGAGGCGCGCTATTCATGCAGCCTGAAATTCTCTAAGAACATCTGGAAAGGTATGACTAAGTATGATTTGAAAACGCTCTGCAACATACACCGGATCGACTTCCAGCACCACAGGGCTGCGTCAGATGCACATGCCTGTGCCGCACTTTCTCTGAAAGCTATTGAACAGACTGGTACTGCTTCGGAAGAAGAGTTTCTTGCGAAAATGGGAAGCAAGATCAGCCGCGTCTGA